Within Dysgonomonas sp. HDW5A, the genomic segment ATCTTCGAAATTATCTCCTTCATCAAATGTATCAGATATAGCTTTTTTATCGAATACGATCACCTTATCTCCGTATGCCTGCTTATAGGCTTCCGCTTGTATGTCCTCATTATCGATAACAATATAGATACGTCCTGTATATCCACATTTGAGGAGTGAACTATATGTATGCACTTTAGTAGGCCTCCCATGAGTTAGTATGAATACGGCAAAATCTTTATTCTTCATGGTCAATGTCATATTGTTCGTCAATAGCTTGAGTTAACTTTACAAAGCCTTTCGACATGGCCGAATCGAAATCTATAATCACCAGTGCTGAATCTTCCATGAGTTCTTGAACCTCCTTATCTGAGTTTGCATAAAAGTCAGCTATTTTTTCATAATTAAAGACGATATGACGTGATGCTGCACATACAAGGAACTTCTTATCTTCATTACTAAGATTTGATATTTCGATTTTAGATACAAGCTCGTTATATTTATCCATATCGAAAAGATCAGAGATAACAGGCTTTTCATTCTTTGGCAGATATTCAGGTGTTGTAATCTTATTCGTATAAAGATTATTATTTGATGTTTCTTTATTCTCGGATTCTACGCCAATATCCAAAGAAGAAACGTCAATACTGAATTCCCAGAGATCAAGTTCATTAGGGGTAAAATCTTCCATCACTGCTTCCATGTCAAAGACCGATGTATCATTGGTATGATTATCAGCAAGAGCCAACGCTTTACGCCTTGCATCACCTGTTTTGAGGTCTGTTCTCTTGATGGCAATTAATTCAGCTCCGTCTGATTCGATAATACGAATTTTCAAACCTAACTCTTGTGCCTGTTCGTAAACTCCATTGCCGGCAATGATGCAATCTTCTTTATCAATTAGTATCGAACGGCCGGCTCCGCAATCGACTAGGCTCTTTTGTATAAGCCTTTTATTCTTTTCTCCGTGTATACGGTAGTTCTTAGGATCAAACTTTAATTCTGACATGCCTTTTATTGGTAAAATATAAAAGGCTGAGATATTATACTTTATATTGGTCTTTTAGGCAATCTGGAATATAAACAGTGTACATAGGTACTATTCCATGTTGTTTAAGAGCATCATCAAAAGAATCTGTTAGAGTATAGAACGGCGATTTATGAATATCAACTACTGCATTATTATAGATATTCATAGGGATAAACATATTTCTATACTCTATGCCTCTAATTTCTAATTCTTTTATACAGTCACAAATAAATACTAATGTATCAATAACATTATTCTTTGGGAACTTCCAAAACTCAAACTTATCTATCTGAAAATATATTGATTCTGTATCATTCAGTAGATCACTATTTAACAATACCCTTTTCATAACTCATCCTCAGTTTTAAAATGCAACTTATTTCCTTGTTTTATAAGATCAAATTTTCTCTTTACCCTTTGCTTTGTTGCTTCTATTTCCTCTGAAGCAACAATGATTTCCAACTCATCTAAAGAACAATCATTTCCGAGTATATAACCATCTGTATTTGTACTCCAAATATTCCAGAGGTCATTTTCTTTTTTAATTATTACCCAACTCATAACTAACTATTTTTTATATAAATATACGATAAACACTTCAAAATAAACTTTCTCCATTGATTTTACTTTTTATCAATTCCAGTACCCGGTTGTAAATATCATACAGGTCTTTTTTATCTTCTGGTCCTTCCCATTCTGAAAATCTATTACATTCAAAGAACTTCCAAGAGAATACATGCTTTGCTTTCTCTGATAAGTTTAAACTATCAAAGGCATCTCTGACAATGTGCATTTGATCTAAGATCTCTCCTGATCGATCAGGTTCATTGTCGGGATCGTCTATAAGATCTACCCATTGAAAGTCGATATTATCATCCACCGGAATAGGTTTATACTTATGACGATAGGGTGATGTTTCAGAGGTAATATTCAGCTTTATCATTTGCAGAATATAGAAATCAAGCTCCGTGTATTGTCCTTTTTTACTCTCGTAGAGTTGTAAGATATATGATTGATTGGATTTTAATTTTTCCAATAACATAGCCAGTACTTCATTCAACACGTCGATGGCTTCATCATCCATATTTGCATGGGAACAATGATAGCGGGCATAATCGAGCCAGCGATCATACCTTTCGGAAATATATTTATTTATTATTTGATTTGCCATCTGTTGTCTGATTTAAAACGGTGTATCTCCTTTTTGATCTTGAAAATCTGTATTTGGCGATATTACAGGAGGTATATATTCATCAGCCGAAGACTGACTTACTCCATTATCCCAAATTTTCTTGTATCGGTTATCGTGATGGAAGATGATCGGTTGATTGCGTGCTCCTTCTCGATATTTAGATAAAATAAGTTTACCTCTTCCTTTCCAAAGAACACCTTTACTGTCTTGTACGTCGGGGTTATAGTAATCAGGCTTATGAATGAAAAGAACAATGTCTGCATCCTGCTCTATGTCTCCAGACTCTCTTAAGTCCTCCAGTTGTGGTTCTTTTATGGCGGTTCCTTTCATTGGCCTGTTTAGCTGAGAAAGTAAGATGATCGGAATATCTAGTTCTTTAGCAAGGTTCTTCAATTCTCCGGTGATATATCCAATTTCTAACTGCCTGGATTGAAACTTCATATTTGTACGGATCAAACCCAAGTAGTCAACAATCATCATCTGTAACTTCCCTTTTCGTTTCAATCTTCGGGCCTCTGATTTAAGATTATTGATATAGCGGATATTGTGATGATCGGCAATGTTAAGTTTCAGATTCCACAATTGACCGGCTCTTTCATCCATTGCCGACCACTCCTCCGTACTCATTTGTCCGCTTTTTAAGTGACGGCTGTTAATACGATCATCTTCGAGCAAATAACGATTGACCAGCTGGGTTCTTTTCATTTCAATTGATACAAACAAAACTTCTTTTCCTGCTTCGGCTGCTGCTTTTGCAAATGAAAGAGAATGCTGTGTCTTACCCATACTTGGACGAGCTCCAAGAATGATTAAATCGGGGGCAGACCATCCACCTGCAAGTATATCATTAAGCGTATTAAGGCCTGTAGGTATTGCTACCTGTATACCTTTTTCTCTTAATTCCTGAGTCTTGGATGCCGTTTCCATTGCTTCGGTTAAAGCTTCACCCATTGATACAGACTGACAATCACTTGAATTAGAAGCTAATTCAGTCAATGACATTTCAAGCTCCTCAAGTGTCTCCTCTACATCCAATGTTTCGTCATAGGCTTTTACTGACAGTTCGGAAGCTATACGAATCAGCTTTCTGGATTTTGCTTTTTGATTGATTATCTGAGCGTGATAAATGATATGTGCAGAAGATGCGATTTTATCTGAAAGATCTGCGATGTATAAAGGCCCTCCGATAACATCTAGTTCACCGCTGCTTTTTAGCTCCTGAACAACTGTAAGCATATCAATAGGATTACGTTTTACAGAAAGGCTTACAATCGCTTTGTAAATGATTTGATTCTTCTCGGAATAAAAATCATTCGGGGTTAATATATCTTCAATTTCCTGATACGCCTTTGATTCTATCAGCAATGCACCGAGTACTGCTTCTTCAAGCTCTATTGCCTGAGGTTGTATTTTGCCTAGTTCATTAGTCGACATAGGCTGGTAGAGTGCGTTGTTGTATTGTTTCTTGTTTTGATTTCTCATCTTCTTTCTTTAACCAATTTAGAACTGTTCGATACAGATTCGTGTATCTCTTTCTCAGATCTTTCCTGTTTTCGATCTGTTCAATGATATTCGCGATCTGTTGTCCTGTGTAATTACTTTTTAGCTTTAAAAACTCATCCCCTGTTATTTGGGAAGGGAAATTTTTAGGATTTGAGCAATATGGAGCTTTACGCGATAGCCAATCTTTGAATTTCTCATAATCCGTATGTGAGGGTGAAGAGCCGTGTGGCTCTTTCTGAATACTCTCGATAGAGAGTATTTCTTTAGTAACAGTATTAACAGTATTAGATTTTGTTTCCTCTGCGTTTCCTTGCTGTTTCCTGACTGTTTCCTTTTCACTCACAATAGTATTATATTTATCGTAATTACAGACAGTTAAGACGCTCTGACCTGTTTCTTTCACTGTTTCACGCTTAATCATTTTATCAGTTTCAAGCATCTGAATATAATTACCGACCTTTTTAGTAGACCATCCAAAGGCTGTGGCTAGAAAACGAATAGAGGCATAGATCTGTCCCCGCTTTACTATTACAAGCTTTCCCTTATCGAGTACTTTCGTGTCCTCAAATCTTGCCTCTTTCAGTAAGAAAAGCCAAGCCTCGAACCTCGAATATTCACGCTCCTCGCACCATAGATAGTGCTCAAATAGCTCTCGATTTAACGGAATAAAGTTTGATAGTAAGTTCTCTTTCTTTGCCATTATCGAATATTATAATTTAGGTAAGCTCTTTTGCAAAAACTCTATCAACTCGTTTACCTCAGATTTATCAAACTGTATTTCTGAATTTGGTGAAATAAGACCATCTTCATCTTCGTTAAATGTCCTGACACTCATACAATCATGCTCTAAACTAAATTCAATAGAATTGTTTAAATCTTTTATTTTCAATATTGCTGCCATATCTATATCTTACTTAAAATCTAATTCTGTTTGTTTTCTCTTATCAAGCTCATTCTGGTACTCTCTCAAGGCTTCACGGGTGAATGTTTCGTTCTTCATCAAGCCAAACTGGAGAACACCGGATAATCTAGCCTCGCAACGAATTACACCATGCTTAAGCTGCTGCAGTGACATTCTTTTTAGTTCCATCTTTCTTGCGTTTAGGTTTAAGACGCTCTTTGATTAAATGCATATTCTTATTTACAAGCTCAATAATACGATCGTGGTACTCTGTATTTTTATTCTGCAAGCCACGGCATTGAACTACCTTTAGTTTCTTGAGTGAAACTTCAACCGTTTCAATTCGCTTGCCTCTTATCTTGGCTGATAAAATAAGGGAATCTTCTTTTAGGGCATAAGAGCTGACGCAATGGTGTAAGGCATCGCCCTCTTCAATGTGTTCTTTCACGCTTTCTAATACTCGAACTTTAATCTTTCCATCCGTGAAAACAATTCCCGAGAATATGGCTTTGAGTTTCAAAAAGACTTTTTCATCTTTAAGTAATTTTTCTCGTTTAAGTTCTGCATCTTCTTTATCACGTTGACGCTTTTTTTTGGCCACTAACAAATCGTGTTCTTTTTTCAAGTTTTTAGGGCATACATAAAAAGCATTATGCAGATCCTTTCTTAAATATTGAAGAAGATCGAGATAGTCAAACCACATCTTTATATCTTTGATCTTATACTTATTTCTCAAGCAAATCTTAATTGATGACCAATAGTTATAAATTCCGTGCTTCAAATTATAATCACTGTAGCAACCTAATAAATCATATCGCTTTGCTTTTAGGAGTGTCTCTGCCTTTGAATTGTCTGGTACAATCTTAACTGCTTCTAAAAAAGTAAGACCCTCTAAGTTGTGATTTATACCATACTTTTGATACTCAGTTTTGAATATTGAATCGGGGTGAAACTTTTGCGGATATACGTCATATTTTCGTTCATCACTTTTATTCTGAATCTCCATATATCCACCCCACGAATCGCAATACCAATTTACTGTATGTCTGCGTGCTACTACTTCTCTTTTTCCATTTGGTAATATCCAGTGTTGTAGTATCTCAGAGATAAAATAGTGAACAGGCTTTCCCACTTTGTAATATGCGAACAGCTCAAAGTTTCGTATTACTTGAAATTCGTCACATATCTCAGCTATAGCAATATAAGTTTTTTGCTTATCAGTGCTTTTTCTTGATTGCTCCACTTTAATCTTAGTATTACAATGAGGACAGACAGCCCGTTTACGACTTACAAGTGTAGGAGAAAAGGTATTACCGCAATCCATGCAGATTACTCTTGATTTGGTAGCATAGCCTTTATGATCTAAGCATTCGACTTTGGCCCATGATAACATTTTATTTTCGACATTAAATAGGTAATTCTTACTTAGTCCTAGAACTCGATGGTGCATTTTTGTACGTGGTTTCATGGCTGAACCTCCTTTATGAATAGGTTATAATCACGATTCACACAATTGTTAGGAAGATTGCTTCTTTCTATTCCTGCTTGCTTGAGAAAAGAATCTTTGAAATAGAATTTAGCTTCTATATGCCTATAGCACATTAACATTAGGCTTCGTAAATTCTGCCAAGCATATTTTTGCCCAGACATTAGCCCAATCTTATATAAATCGCAATAACCATAAGTTTCCTTTATCATTTTTGCAGATGACTCAATATCAACGATTGGTTCAATAGAAGCGAATGTTTTAAAACCTGCATCGTATAGCTTCTTCATCGCATTGATACGTTCAGCGTTAGTAGATGCGTTAGGCTCTAATTCGTCGTGACCCGTAAGAGTGAAGCCGAAAGCGTAATATTTTCTAAGATAAGACGAGGCAATATTTCCATCACTTAAAAATTCATCAACCCATTCTGTACATTTAGTTAATATTTTAACAGGTATTTGGTTGTGTGTGCAAAATCCAGTTGCTCCATTAGTCAAACCCAAAGTTTCTTTCAGCATTGGATCAGTTGTGAAAGAGAAGAATAAGCCATGTCT encodes:
- a CDS encoding replicative DNA helicase, giving the protein MRNQNKKQYNNALYQPMSTNELGKIQPQAIELEEAVLGALLIESKAYQEIEDILTPNDFYSEKNQIIYKAIVSLSVKRNPIDMLTVVQELKSSGELDVIGGPLYIADLSDKIASSAHIIYHAQIINQKAKSRKLIRIASELSVKAYDETLDVEETLEELEMSLTELASNSSDCQSVSMGEALTEAMETASKTQELREKGIQVAIPTGLNTLNDILAGGWSAPDLIILGARPSMGKTQHSLSFAKAAAEAGKEVLFVSIEMKRTQLVNRYLLEDDRINSRHLKSGQMSTEEWSAMDERAGQLWNLKLNIADHHNIRYINNLKSEARRLKRKGKLQMMIVDYLGLIRTNMKFQSRQLEIGYITGELKNLAKELDIPIILLSQLNRPMKGTAIKEPQLEDLRESGDIEQDADIVLFIHKPDYYNPDVQDSKGVLWKGRGKLILSKYREGARNQPIIFHHDNRYKKIWDNGVSQSSADEYIPPVISPNTDFQDQKGDTPF
- a CDS encoding PcfJ domain-containing protein, coding for MKPRTKMHHRVLGLSKNYLFNVENKMLSWAKVECLDHKGYATKSRVICMDCGNTFSPTLVSRKRAVCPHCNTKIKVEQSRKSTDKQKTYIAIAEICDEFQVIRNFELFAYYKVGKPVHYFISEILQHWILPNGKREVVARRHTVNWYCDSWGGYMEIQNKSDERKYDVYPQKFHPDSIFKTEYQKYGINHNLEGLTFLEAVKIVPDNSKAETLLKAKRYDLLGCYSDYNLKHGIYNYWSSIKICLRNKYKIKDIKMWFDYLDLLQYLRKDLHNAFYVCPKNLKKEHDLLVAKKKRQRDKEDAELKREKLLKDEKVFLKLKAIFSGIVFTDGKIKVRVLESVKEHIEEGDALHHCVSSYALKEDSLILSAKIRGKRIETVEVSLKKLKVVQCRGLQNKNTEYHDRIIELVNKNMHLIKERLKPKRKKDGTKKNVTAAA